The Onychomys torridus chromosome 23, mOncTor1.1, whole genome shotgun sequence genome segment ccccttttactaaaaatgagcttctgacttaggttgtgtgggacgtcagcaggtcaccttaccccttatggagacacctgtccaggccacacaggtgtttgtcttaggttggtgagcacctcccaggcattacccatctctgaatactcattatcatacaggctcaatcatgtgagagcttcAGAGTTAACTGtagccaaagatctctaagtggcgctgggcttgcaatctgtgtgttcgacacagaaaagaccaacagaagtcttaacccacccatagccagtaggctaaaggcaactgagccattcccttccttaactagctttactgcaaattggagtccttgtgagatggtatcccaaaagcaaatggaacttgagtttgtaaatttgtaactttcaaagccaatcaaaatgaatataactattgatttaaatttgtcatgcccaatagaatgaaagattaactgtggtagctacttttgctgccagggtaaaatgacatattttatgtgtccccTTTCTTCACATTTAACCAGTTTTATTTAACACTTGTGTGTACCTTTGTTATGTGTGCGTGCTTTTTTCTTACTTGGCTAGTTTTCTGAACAGCAGCATTTGTTTTAAAAGTGGAATAGTGCAGATAAGGGCAGTCACTGTAGCACACATAGTGTTGATCggagattttttttcatgtgtgtaccAGAGTTAGAGAACTGTTTCACCCCATCCATTGTCAAATTTAAAACACTGCAGGTTGTTCCCATTGTTGGGTGTCATTGAAATGGGGCTCTAGGGACCTGTAGGTTTCCTGGTCCTACTTCTGCGACATAGAAAGAGAGTATCTTGAGAGATATTTAAGAGAGTTTCAAAGGTAGTTTTGATaaagcttttgttctttttttggtttttcgagacaggatttctctgtagctttgtgcctttcctggaactcactctgtagaccaggctagcctcgaactcacagagatccacttcctctgcttcccaagtgctgggattaaaggcatgcatcaccaccacctggtgagtttttgttcttgttggatgtgtttttgaggcaagatcctgttatctaacccaggctggcttctgcctctcaggtgctaagattacaggtgtgcactgccatgacCAACTACTTTATTTTCATTccactgtttatttgtttgtttggaagaGCATCACTCTGCCCAATCTGGTCTCCAACTGGCAGACTCAAAAGGCAGTCTTCCTACCTTGGCCTTCGAGTTCCGAGATGACAGGTTTGCCCTGCCCAACTCTGGCTGGCATTTGTCTTTTTGCTGATTTTAGGACACTGGATCTCTGGATTTTAGGAACTCTGGATCTCCCTATGCATTCTTGGAATTCCTACTTAGTCTCTAGGTGGTTAGACTATTAAAACGGTACCATCTCTCCCAGCATCTACAACAGTCCTCAGTTCCTCATGGAGGGAATAGGACTTCATGGGCACCTCCTTTGTCCACGAAAACGTTGCGGGGCCCAGTCTTACACAGGTGCCCATAGCTGCTGTGTGTCCGTGGTTCTAACAGCAGTATCGCACCTGGATGGCAGTGTGTCATGACACTTCCCCATCTTCCAGGTCTTGAATTCTTTTTGCCTTCACTTCTGTTTCAGGGTTTCTAATGCTGAGAAGAGATACCATGGTcacggcaactcttgtaaaggaaacatttcattggtaCTGTCTTACAGTTTGGAGTTTTAGTCCACTAACGTCATGGGAGGaagcagggcagcaggcaggcagacatggtgctggagagggagctgagagttccacatatGGATCCCCAGGcatctaaaacctcaaagcccatccccagtgacacacttactccagttaggccacacttactccaaaaaggccacatgtcctaatccCTATGAGCCTACGGGGGCCATTTTTGTTCAAACAACCTCATCTTTTATGGTATTCCCCAGGCCTTGGCCACAGGGAGGAGGCGGGGATTGATGGAGATGTCCaatttaaggctgagcactcatCAGTCACTTGCTCTCAGTACTTTAGCCAGATTCAAGCCTCTGCATTAACCGTCACTTTCTACAGAAATGTGCTTCTTCGCCCCTAGCTGAGAGCTTAATGGCCTGTgggtatacatatttataaaatagtttgACAACATGTTCATTAGGGGAAACAACCATGGTGTGTTCCCTATTAAGCCATCAGATTTATGTTACCAGGTTGGTGAATTCTAGCCAATCCCAAGGCAGCAGCTGGTTACCCCCAGTAGTCATGCCACTCTTACACTGGTGTCCTGTGTCTTGCTTGTTGCTGTAGCACACATGGTCTTTAGCTGGGTAAGATCATTCTGCCTTAattcttccttgatttctctgtgtcctttaaACAAAAGTATGTTATAGTGTCTTCAGTATAGGGTCAGGACTTGAAAGAGAACTGAAAGACTAAAAGCCACGTAGTAGTGACTTgcacctttattcccagccctCAGGCAGAaatgggtggatctctgagttcaagaccagcctggtctatagagtttcaggacaaccaaaggtaccagagaaaccctatttaaaaaaaaacaaaaaaacaaaaaacacctaaaTAAATAGGGACAtatattgctctttcagaggacttgggttcctagcacccacattaggcaggcagctcacaactaactacctgtaactccagctccagggttaTCCAACCCTTCCTCCCTTAGTAGGGACCTGCACTTACGGACATgtacccacacaaagacacaatttttatttttttattttattttattttgagctaaggattgaacccagggccttgcacttgctaggcaagcactctaccactgagctaaatccccaaccccacaatttttaaaaataataaaccctgggcttagaggttaagagcactggctgctcttccagaggctctgagttcaattcccagcaacccatatacatggtggctcacaaccatccataatgatttctggtgccctcttctggcatgcaggcatacatggaggcagaatattatatacataataaataagtcttcaataacaataataaactcCAGTTCTCAGGGGAAGTAGAatcaagtggatttctgtgatttcaaaCCAACCTGTTCTGTGCAGGGAGTTCCAGGCAATTCAAGGCTACAAGGtgtgatcttgtctcaaaataaaacctcaGTAGGGTCTTACCATATACTTCTGGCAGGCAACcaataaaaatagcaataatCTGTATTCTTTGGGGGTCTCTGAGATGTTAGATTTCtattgttcttttctctctctctctcttttttttttttgagctgaggatcgaacccaggcccttgctaggcaagcactctaccactgagctaaatccccaacccagatttcTAAAGTATTATAGGAGCCAGgcgtggtgccacacacctttaatcctagcacacaggaggcagaggcaggtggacctctgcattggaggccagcctggtctacaaagtgagttccaagacagccagggctgttacacagagaaaccctgtttcaaaagaaaaagaaattgtaagagaaaaatataatggcattaaatatttttataatagtaAATTCTAATTCCACAATACTTTGCCAACATCCAAAATCCATGGTGACTGGATGAGATGTTTTCTTAGTGATTTAGCCACTGGTAAGGTGTTCATGCTCCTGTAAACAACTCTTAATGAAATTCACtgaatccttaaaaaaaaaaagaaaaagaagaaatggaagaacagTTGGGAAGAGGACAGGAGTCAACAGACATATCAGGACAAGAGGGTACCAAGTAAGTGCGGTCATGCATTGCATGCATATGTAGGAAAATGGGGtgggtttgggtttttctttttcttttttcttttttttttttttttttttttggttttttgagacagggtttctctgtgtagctttggagcctgacctggaactcattctgtagcccaggctggcctcaaactcacagagatctgcctgcctctgcctcctgagtgctggaattaaaggtgtgcgccaccacctcccggctcggAAAATATGATGGAACATCATGATAATACATAttaaatgggaagaaaaatgCACTTTGAGTTGGGCATAGTGACTCATACTGTGTGTGATCACTCATACATAGTGATCACATATGATCCCAGTACTCCcagttttaaaatgagaaaagaacacacagacacacacaggtgtatgtgtgtgtgttatacaacATAGGCATCTCTACTGTATACAGGCAcacgtatatatatacatgtgtatttggGTGAGGTTCCTCCCCAACTTAGTGCTAGGGATGGACCCCAGAGCCTCGTGTGTGTTAGGCTACCTACCGCCAGCCACCACTGAGCTACGCTCTGGATCTATAACAGCCATATGATCttatttgttctctttttaaattgtgtgtgtgtgtgtgtgtgtgtacgtgtgtactcGAGTGCAGGTtcctgtgggagccagaggtaTTGGATTGTTCTGGATCTAAGAGTTACAGGAGGATATGAGTCGCccaatgtgaatgctgggaaccaagtttgggtcctctgcaagagcagtatgctctCAACAGCCCTGCCATCTCTGCCCCTTACCTGGTCCTCCCTTGGCTCCCTTTATACACCCAGATAGTACTATTGGAAGGGGTATTTAAGCCAAGTTTCTTTATGTCTTGGACCTTCCAGAGCTTCCCTAATGTGTTGTACTCTCCTCTCCTTTGTTGGAAagaaggggtgggtgggggttagatacagaaggagaaaacccTAGCCTAACTGCTACATCAGTCTGCTTTGTAGATGCTCCTTGTACGTGGCAGTCGACATCCAGTTGCTTTCTATACAGGGCTCACCTGACGCACCCTTGTCCAGCCCCTCCTGGAACATAAGCTGAAAGACAGAGTGAGAAAGTATGTGTTAGGACTTCTGGGATTCAAGGGTCTCACACAGGCCAGGCCAGAGTTCAACTAGTTCCTAGTTCAGATTTAAGGACAGTGTCTTCTCCCTCAGCGTCTGAATGGGCATTCTCAAAGTCAGCATCCTGGCTGGTCTTACAGTATCTAGAAGACATATCCACACCAGCTTTACGTATGGGCCAGCTGAGTATGGTAGTGCAAAccagtgatcccagcacttgggaggctgaggcaggaggaccaggagttcagattagcctgggctacataccaagaccctgtccctttggtgggggtgggagagcaaTTCAGAGTACGGGGAAGCTTCATCTGCCTCCCTGGTCCAGAGTAACTGCTTCCAGACCTCATGGAGCACACCAGCCCAGTCCCAAATgcatcaggaaaataaaatagggAAGTGGACCAGGGAGGTCCAGGAGGCTTCTGGGACAGTCTGGAATGTCCATCCCAGCACATGTTCTCCATCAGGAAAACAGCAGGTCAGGGCCACAGGCAGTAGACGGAGCATCTGAAAACTTGCACCCGCCTTCTGTGGTTGGAAGGGTAAAAGAAACTATCATGGCCGAGGGCTTGACAGTTAAGAGAGGAAGCAGATGAGCTGGTGAGGGAGACGCTGAGCTGAGGAGAGGACAGAACCCAGGCTTTCCAGCTCCCACTGCCTGAGCTGCCCCCTTTACACGTCATACCACCCACAGTGTTTAGatagagcagaaaagaaacagacatcCTGAATCTCTGGggaaggaggctgggaacagaaaaCGGGCTGTTTATTCCTGGCAGCCCCGTGTCCAAGGGGTCTTGCACCACTTTAGTCCAGCCCCAGACAACTCTCCCAGAGCCTGACTCACGCCCCACTGCCATTTGGTGGGTCTGAGACTGTACGGGCTTCCTGGAGGACAGATGTGGTTAAGGTTGCTCTGCTTAGTCTCCAGCAGAAGCCCCGCCTCTCCAGGACCCAGGAATGTGTGCTGCGGGGCAAACCGTGCTAGAGGTCTTAAACCTCTAGCCCTTGGGCTGCATTTCTCCCAGGGACGGACGTTCTCCTGCTCTGTGAGGAGGTTCGCCTCATCTCAATTCCAGCCATCTTGCTGCAGTCTCGGTTCCTTTCAGTCCTTAAGTTTGGCTGGGCTCCTCTTCCCCCATCACCCTAAAGCTGTACTTGATAAACAGTGCAAAGCAGACACAGAACTCTTGGCTTCCACACGGTGAACATGCCCTTCTCTCACTATACCTAATTTCCTCGGTTTTCCTGTGAATTAAAAAATGCCATTCCTTTCATATCGTAGGCTCCCTATCTGCCTTTCCGGCAAAGTACTCGTGTGGAGTGGGCAGGTGTAGAGAGGAGCAGAAATCCCTCCCGATGATGTTGGCACTTACAAGTAATCAAGTACTCAAGAGCCAAGGGTGGATCTAGTTCCTGTTACCTCCTTTGCTGGAGgtaacccttccttccttccttcctcccttccttccttccttccttcctccctccctccctccctccctccctccctccctccctccttcctctggttTTGTTggttgaaacaaggtctcactatgtttcTGAAGCTGCAGCTCGCTGCAGTTTGTCTCAGCACCACAAGTGCAAGCATGACAGACCGGCCTAAGGAAGTACAATTTTGAGCCCCACTGTGCAGATAAACTGAATatctggcggtggtggtgcacacctttaatcccagcactcggaaggcagaagcaggtggatctctgtgagttcgaggctagccaggtctacaaagtgagttccaggacagccagagctgttacacagagacaccctgtcttaaaaaccaaaaaagaaaaagaaaaaaggaaagaagggaaaactAAGTTGAGAGAACTTCAACAATTTGCCTAAGTTCACACAGCTTAAGCAGTGGGAGCCCAGCCAGCCCCGTTGTCATGCCAACCACAGTGTACACCTCTAAGCCCCATGGAGGAGGCGGAATCAGTCACTGGAGCTGACCTCCCCTCGCTACTGTCAAGCATTGTGTCCACAGGTACCTGTGTCACCCCCTGACATTCCCCACCACACCCCTAATAGGTGGCTTTTCCTTTGTGGGAAGACAGCTCACATTGAAACAggctcactgtagcccaggctaacctcaaacttacactgatccccctgcctcatcctcccagatgttgggattacagggctTGAACCTCTACACCGGATCCACTTATGCCTTATGCATTACCTCAAACTTGACTGAGAAAACATTTGAGGACTAGGGATGTAGCTGAGTTGATGGAGTACTAATCTAATGAATGGGTCTGAGTTCTATAACCTGTCTGTAATATGGTCCACGGACATTGGGACAAAgctataaccctagcacttgggaggcagaggcaaaaggatcagaagttcaaggtgatgCTAcgtaggagtttgaggccagcctgggcaaaatgagaccctgtctcaaacaaagcaaaagttgAGAGGAATGTAGGATGACCCCAGTCTAGGAAGACAAGGCTGGATTTCTTAACTAAAAGGCTCATCTAGTGATGAGCATTGGTGAAGATTCTCAGGCCCCAACCCTCAACCCTCAACACCCCCACACCCCGCATCTTGCATGCACACTATTTGGTGTATGTAACTGGTTGTGGGCTGCTGTGGCCATTCAGGGTTTAAACTACCTAAAATAGCTCTATTagctggggggggaggggggaacgagtgggggaggagggggagagtgggagaggaggGCGGGAGGTGCTATGTGTCAAACATTCATTGGCTGGAATGCATTCCCCAGATGAGCCTGGCAATGACAGCATAGGTTCTCAGAGGTATGGAAAACCACCTAGGTTTCATGATGTGGCAGACGCTAGGGAAGGTTCACTTAGACAGGAGGGAAGGCCTCTGGATAAAAGCAGGCAGGATGTGCCAAGTCCCACCCCAGAGGCGGAGCCAAGACTGAGGCCCTCCAGCCTGGACTCCATCCCTTCAGGAACCCATGCCAGGGCAGAGCCTGAGCCTAGTTCCTGCTGTCCCCAGCATAGAAGCAACATGCACTCATTGGCCGGGACACCAGGCATGGCCGGAAGAGAGGCTGCTGTGACTCTGTGATCCTCAGAAGAAGGCCCAGCTAGCAAGTACCACCTGTTCCTAACAGCCATGTGAGTAGCTACACCCCAACCCCTCCAGGTCCGATCCTGCAGAGGCCACTGCAGTGGCTGAAGCCCCTGGAGTATTCGGGGAGGCACGGCTCCCACCCCACCAGGACATTACCCCTGAATGTTGAGCTCTGTCTTTACTCTGAGGGAGGCTGGTGAGGGACTGAAGGGCTGGGAGCCCCAGCTCGGGCTAGGTCTCAGTAGTTGAGTGGTAAAGGTGGATGGTGTTGTGAGGAAGGGCACGATCTAGAGAGCTGCTGGAAAGGGAAAGACAGGCCATTACCGGGGGACTGATGAATAAGGCCAAGAGAGGGAAAGGCATCAGGAGCGCAGTCGTGGGAGCTGTTGGGATGGAAGGAGAGCATCTCTCAACCTGAGGGAACCAGAGAGCTGATGCAGGTCCTGGGAGAGGCCCGAGCAGGGGAGGGCAGAATCCTTCCGTATTGACTTTGATCCTAGCAACAGCAGATGCTCCCCTGTTAATAGGATCCAGGACCCCTCCCACTGGACCTTGAATATGGTCTAGGGCCGAGACCAGGCAGCCAAGTAAAAGAAAGCAGCAGGGTCAGTGTGGAGGTTCCGCCTAGTCCCCTGGGTTCAGCCTGTGTTTAGAGGTTAAGGGGGGGGGGTTCCTCTGTTCTTAGCACCCCCAACTCCTTGCCAAGCATCTCCCCACCCTTCCCTCTAGTTCCCAGGAAGGGCCTGTTGCTAGTGTGAAGCGGACGAGTCAAGTTTATGGGCTGGAAGTCCTACCCGGAGGCTGTTCACTCAGCTGTAAGAGGTTCCAAGTGtagacagggtgggggtgggggcacagggCACTCTGTGACTTCTCAGACCTGGCCTTTAGGAGCCTTTCACCCAGTGGCTGTCTGGCCACTGTCCTCTCTTGGCATCCCAATGTGGGCAGGCAAAGGTTGACATGCTTTGGGTAGGATGCCTTCCGGTCTAAACAGATATAAACACAGCTGCCCCAAGGCTGGAGGATGAATTGAGATAAGGTGAAGCTGCCCAATGTGGTTATTGCCTGAAGGCAGCTTCTACTAAGATAACATACAAGGAACTATGTTGCCAGAATTGATTTTCCAAGCTAAACCAAAAGCATGACTTCCCTATGTAATTGTTTTAAGTTTCAACTGAAAAGATAAGGTATGGCCAGGTCTCAGTCTGCAGCCTCTACAGTCGACTGCAGCTCCAACCTAACCCTGGCCACTCCTCCATCCAGGCATGCTGACTGCAGCTCCAGGCCCTCCATGTGCCAAGACCCATGATGCCACCCAACAACACTGGGGAGGTGGCCAGCTCCATTCCCACGGGGGCACTGGGGCTTTCCCTGACCCTGGCAAGCCTCATCGTCATCGCCAACCTGCTCCTGGCCCTAGGCATCGCCCTGGACCGCCACCTTCGAAGCCCACCTGCCGGCTGCTTCTTCCTAAGCCTGCTATTGGCCGGGCTACTCACAGGGCTGGCACTACCCATGCTTCCCGGGCTGTGGAGCAGGAGCCACCGGGGCTACTGGCCCTGCCTCCTTCTCCACATGGCCCCCAACTTCTCTTTCCTGTCCCTGCTCGCCAATCTGCTGCTAGTGCATGGGGAGCGTTATGTGGCTGTGTTGCAGCCACTGCGGCCCCACGGAAGTACGCGGCTAGCCCTGCTCCTCACCTGGGTCAGCCCCCTGCTCTTTGCCAGCCTGCCCGCTCTGGGCTGGAACCACTGGAGTCCTGGTGCCAACTGCAGCTCCcaagctgtcttcccagccccctACCTCTACCTCGAAGTCTATGGGCTCCTGCTGCCTGCTGTGGGGGCTGCTACCCTTCTCTCTGTCAGAGTGTTAGTCACTGCCCACCGCCAGCTGAAAGATATCTGCCGCCTGGAGCGGGCAGTGTGCCGTGATGCACCCTCAACCCTGGCCAGGGCTCTCACCTGGAGGCAGGCTAGGGCACAGGCAGGAGCCACGCTGCTCTTTTTGCTGTGCTGGGGTCCCTATGTGGCCACACTCCTCCTGTCGGTGTTGGCCTACGAGCGGCGTCCACCACTCGGGCCTGGAACTCTGTTATCTCTCATCTCACTGGGCAGCGCCAGTGCCGCAGCTGTGCCCGTGGCCATGGGTCTGGGCGATCAGCGCTACACAGCCCCATGGAGGGCAGCTGCCCAAAGATGGCTGCGAGTTCTTCGAGGAAGAGCCAAGAGGGACAGTCCAGGCCCCAGCACTGCCCACCACACCAGCAGCCAAAGCAGCATGGACCGAGACTTGAATTAGGAAAACAGCAGCTCCCGATGCCTGCCTCCCGGGAGTGTTCATCCATCTCTTCTGCCCTACTTCTTTGGATTGGAGCCCTTGCTCCATGAGACCTCACCCTGACCAAATAAATCTCTGGCCACCATTTCAGGTTATCTCCTTCCGTATCTCAACGAGGGAGTGGGGCAGATTGACTGCTCTAGAAGGACCCAGACACAGACTGAGCACCAAAGAGATTTCACCTCCAACTAGGCACTGTCTGCCTGTCCAGGCACCACAAAATGCACACAGACACTGCTTCTGggaagtatattttatttacatttttaaaatctgtaactagtctctcttcctcctttccttccccagaGAGTTGGGAAGGGAAAGAACGGGAACCTCAAAGACCTACCCCCCACATACAAAGACGCACCCCATGGCTCACACCAGCAAATCAAAGTGAAAGAAACAAGGGCCTCCTAAAGGGCCCCAGGGCTGGACAGGGGAGGGAGGGCCTGGTAAGGCGGGTCTCCAGGGAAGAAAGGGACAAGGAGTGGACAGGTCAGCTGAAGGGGTTGGAAAGCAGTCCActgccctccctccttttccctctgcaCCCTGCAcctctgctgggggtgggggcaggggtctCCCTTTATCCCCCTCAACACCAGACGCCATGCCAGAGCTGCGGCCGCTAACGGTCAGGTCTCTGGACACAAAATACTTTCGCTTTGTGGTCTCCTGACGTTGTCACCACCAGGGAGGCATCTCTGTGGACAGAAAACGGTGAAAGGACCGAGGAACCTGAGGCCTAGTCCACGCCCATCCCCCAGAGGTCCTAGGGCAGCTGCTCCAGCATCACCTCTACTCCAGGTCTCTAGCTGAGTCTGCACCCGGTTCTCAAGCCAGGGAGCCAACTCAAGCACATCCGTGAAGACCGCAAGAGAATCAGTGAAGGAAACCCTAATATAGGAGCAATTCAGAGCCCAGGGGGACAGCTTCATTCCAGTCTCCTGCCTCACAATGGATAGCTCACTGCCAGTCTGGGATAGGACTGGATCCCAGGACTCTGACTGCACAGGTGGCCTGGCATTCCTTCATCACGGGATGCAACCAGGCATTGGGTCTCACCTCCCTTAGGAATCCCCTCCTATTCCCCAAAGGACCTGTGCTACCTCACACCAGACCCACTTTCAGGAGGAACCAGCCCCTTATGCTTACTTGCTGAGGGCAAAGTCCAGGATCTCAGCAGTGTGGCCCCGGTAGTCAGTAAGCAGGCGGCCAGTCCGGGCATCCCAGAGACGAACAATGCCATCCAGGCTACAGGTGTACACCACAGCAGTGCCAGCCTCCCACAGCAGCTGAACAATGCCCGACTGTCCCGGAATGTGACACAGTAACAGAGCAGGAGtcaggagggagagaagacacTGTCCCCACCTTCAGAGAGGGGCGGGCACAACAGCCCACTGAGTAGGACCAAAGCCCCAGACATCATACCTGGTGCTGACATTGGTGCCGGAGTGTCTGCGTGGACAGGTCATAGATAGCCAAGGTTCCATCCAGATAGCCAACGGCAGCCAGAGGCATCCTGGGAAGCAGAAGACACAAAGAAGCCTCCTGAGGCTCCAGATCCACGCACCTTCCCTGGTCCTAATGCCTGGGTCCCTCCACAAAGCCGCCTCCCGCCTCGGCTCTTGGGTTTGCAGGCCAAGGCtctgctcacactcacacactgcaGAAGCCCAAGGACTCCACAGAGTTCGACTcgctctcctccccctctcccaggcTGGGCTGGGAGGCAACTGTCTCAGGTCTGAACACACCTACCACCTATAGGTAAGAGAAGAGGGTCACAGAAATGAGCTCCGGGTCCCTTAACAGGGGACAAGGACAGGGGAGGGGCAGAAGGTACAGACAGAAGCCCAAGCTACTTACCTTGCCAGTGGTGGCACTGATCAGCTTGGCCTGACAGTCCACAGAGCCAGTGAGGATTAGGCTGCCATCCTGGTTGGTGGCCACACAGGTCAGAGGGCCCTGGTGACCCTCAGTCCCTAGGACAGAGCAGGGGTACATAGACTCTGAGTCCCGCACTGGCTCTCAGGCTACCCCAAGCCCAGGTCAACACCCTCCTTCCTCTGATACCTTTCAGTACATGGATGGGGTTTCCCTGCTTGAGGTCCCAAATCCTGATGGTACCATCTTCATAGCCTACCACGGCTCTTTTCCCTAAGGACCAAGGCACAATTGACCAAAGGACAGAGGGTCACCCAGCAAAGAATGAGCAGGGAGAACAGAGTAGGGGACCCCAGAATGAGTCACCGGTAAGATCTAGTGCGGGGCACCAGGAGGCTGGGGTGACTGGAGTAGCCCAAGTCACCGGATCCATGTGTACCCCAGGAAGAGGCGGTTGCTCTCACCGTCAGGGAGGACGCGGCCACAGGTTGCAGGGCAGTTGGGGCCCTGGAAGGTCTTACAGTCACCATTTGGTACCTTCCACATCCAAGTGTTACCGTCAGCTGTGCCCGCTAAGAGGACAGGTGCCCGAGGGTGCCACTCCATCcactgggcagagaggaaggatcaGCAAGCAAGGCCTGCTACCCAGCCTATCTAAGAGTCCATGAACCCCACCCATGGTGTCCCTGCTTCCAAGGCTGGCAAGAATGTTACAGGTGAACAGACACATTGCTGGAGCCGGGGTGctgtggttcaaggccagcctctccAGTATAGCtatgcctgcccctccccctcccagaaGTGCTCATCCCTACTTGAGGTCCCACAAAGTTGAGGGCCACTCCAAGGATCTCACCTCCAGGTCTCCTGCTTCAAAGGACCAGACTTCTTCCTTGGTGTCGACCTGCCATACTTTCAAAAGACCACTCATGTCCCCTGTGGCCACTAGGGTGGAGTCGTGGCTGAAACCAGCACATGTCACAGAGTCTTTATGGCCTGCAAAGACAAGTGGGCAGGTTTTGAGTTCAAATCTGCCTGAGAGATgtagcaaattcaaggctagccctggctacatagtaaatCCAAGGCCAACCCAAACTACataaccttaaaaaaagaaaaaaatggcagaaaaagAACATCAAGAGGTGTCTCAATGCTGGGGACATGTGACCAGTATATCTGGCCACCTTTTAAAAACAACTA includes the following:
- the Gpbar1 gene encoding G-protein coupled bile acid receptor 1 codes for the protein MMPPNNTGEVASSIPTGALGLSLTLASLIVIANLLLALGIALDRHLRSPPAGCFFLSLLLAGLLTGLALPMLPGLWSRSHRGYWPCLLLHMAPNFSFLSLLANLLLVHGERYVAVLQPLRPHGSTRLALLLTWVSPLLFASLPALGWNHWSPGANCSSQAVFPAPYLYLEVYGLLLPAVGAATLLSVRVLVTAHRQLKDICRLERAVCRDAPSTLARALTWRQARAQAGATLLFLLCWGPYVATLLLSVLAYERRPPLGPGTLLSLISLGSASAAAVPVAMGLGDQRYTAPWRAAAQRWLRVLRGRAKRDSPGPSTAHHTSSQSSMDRDLN
- the LOC118573498 gene encoding angio-associated migratory cell protein isoform X1 produces the protein MESESESGAAADTPPLETLSFHGDEEIIEVVELDPGPPDPADDLAQEMEDVDFEEEEEEEDGNDEGWVLEPQEGVVGSMEGPDDSEVTFALHSASVFCVSLDPKTNTLAVTGGEDDKAFVWRLSDGELLFECAGHKDSVTCAGFSHDSTLVATGDMSGLLKVWQVDTKEEVWSFEAGDLEWMEWHPRAPVLLAGTADGNTWMWKVPNGDCKTFQGPNCPATCGRVLPDGKRAVVGYEDGTIRIWDLKQGNPIHVLKGTEGHQGPLTCVATNQDGSLILTGSVDCQAKLISATTGKVVGVFRPETVASQPSLGEGEESESNSVESLGFCSVMPLAAVGYLDGTLAIYDLSTQTLRHQCQHQSGIVQLLWEAGTAVVYTCSLDGIVRLWDARTGRLLTDYRGHTAEILDFALSKDASLVVTTSGDHKAKVFCVQRPDR
- the LOC118573498 gene encoding angio-associated migratory cell protein isoform X2; translation: MESESESGAAADTPPLETLSFHGDEEIIEVVELDPGPPDPDDLAQEMEDVDFEEEEEEEDGNDEGWVLEPQEGVVGSMEGPDDSEVTFALHSASVFCVSLDPKTNTLAVTGGEDDKAFVWRLSDGELLFECAGHKDSVTCAGFSHDSTLVATGDMSGLLKVWQVDTKEEVWSFEAGDLEWMEWHPRAPVLLAGTADGNTWMWKVPNGDCKTFQGPNCPATCGRVLPDGKRAVVGYEDGTIRIWDLKQGNPIHVLKGTEGHQGPLTCVATNQDGSLILTGSVDCQAKLISATTGKVVGVFRPETVASQPSLGEGEESESNSVESLGFCSVMPLAAVGYLDGTLAIYDLSTQTLRHQCQHQSGIVQLLWEAGTAVVYTCSLDGIVRLWDARTGRLLTDYRGHTAEILDFALSKDASLVVTTSGDHKAKVFCVQRPDR